AGACGATACCGGGAGAAAAGGCATGGAGTTATTTGCAGTCTTAGCGATCAACGCATTCGTTTCCGTAGTTTTATATTATACGATCACTTCGAAAGTAACCGAAAAAATTCGTAATCATATGCTTAAACGGATCAACGAAGAAATTCGGGATTTCGTGGACGAGTTGGAAACGGAGTCACTCAGACAAGTGGATTTAATTGGTTCTAGGATTCTCACTTTTAAAGAGATGACTTCCAAGGCGGAAGAACTTGTCAAAAGAATCGAACAGGCTACCACTCCGGATATTTTGGATAAGATTCAGATTCAAACGGAATCTCCAAACCTCTCCGGCCAGGATTCCTATCCACCGGTTTCCGATTTAATGGAAGAAGGCAAAAAGTCTTTAAAAAGTCCAAACGTTACTAAGGTTCCCGGTTCCATTCAACAGGGAATCGGTCATATCTATAAGGAGAATTTGGATCTTGTAAGAGAAGAGGGCGAGGCGCCGACTGTACAGATCGATTTTGCTTCCATTGTCCGAAAGAACACGGCACAAAATTCTTATATCCGAAAACCTAACGCGCAAAAAGATTTTAGGCCGCAAATTAAGTCCGAAACCATCTCCGAAGGTTCTACTTCCAATCTCGTTTTGGAGACGATCGGCAGGGGAGTTCGTAAATTTTTCGGAATTCAGGAAATCAAAACGATCCGAAAAGAGGATTCTTCCGCGAACGACTTTTTTCCGGGAACTCGAAATTCCACTTTGGATATCTCTCTGGATGAAGATCCTTTTTCTCCCGTTTCGGATTTCACGTTAAGTGACACTCCGGTTTTTAAGGATAATCTCAAATCTGCGGATTTCGGTAGAATTCTCCAGGAAAATATAACCGGTTACAAACCTCTCAAACCCGATTCCACTCGAATTTCAGCGGAAGCGGCATTGCTTGAGATCGGGGAAGATTCCACAAAAATAGAGAAAGTTGTTTTCCTTTTAAAAAGAAAATATACTCATGAAGAAATTTCGGAAGTTTTGGATCTAGCGCTCGGCGAGGTGGATATCATTGAAAGATTTAGATTGGACAGAAATAGGAGGTTCTGATGTCCCAGTTTAGCGTACTCAACGTAGGATTCGGAAATATCGTTCTGGTTTCTAAGATCGTTAGTATCATTCATTCGGATTCTGCATCCGCTAAAAGAATTCGGAACGAGGCTAAGAGCAACAGCAGTCTGATCGATGCGACTCAGGGCAAAAAAACTCGTTCGATCATTGTGACCGACAGCAATCATCTCATTCTTTCCAACCTAAGAGTGGAATCTCTTGCCAAAAGAATCGAATCCAGCGATAACTCGATCGCTTCCGAAGAGGAAGATCTAGACTGAATTCCCCCAAACTTTTTGTTCTTTCTTCCGTTGCGGGAGGGGGAAAATCCACACTCATTCAAAAGCTTAGAGAAAAACATCCCGATATTCTTTTCTCGATTTCGTGTACTACCCGAGCTCCTCGTCCAGGAGACAAGGAGGGAATTACGTATTTCTTCCTAACAAAGGAAGAGTTCGAGAAGGGAATTGAGGATTCCGTGTTTTTAGAATGGGCTCTCGTTCACGATCAATACTACGGCACTCCTTTGAAATTTATCGAAGAGGCATTTCAAAAAGGTTCTTCCGTGATTATGGATATAGACGTTCAGGGAGCCAAAATCATCAAAGAAAAGCTTCCGGGGAGGATCGTGACGATTTTTATTCTTCCTCCGAACGAAAAGGAATGGGAAAGACGTCTTCGAGATAGGGGAACTGATTCGGAAGAAAGTATTTTGAAAAGAATCCGGAACGGTAAATCCGAGTTGGAACGTCAAAACGAATTCGATTATAAGATCGTAAACGACGATCTGGATCAGGCTCTTGTAGATTTGGAAAAAATCATTCTTTCGAAGTTTTAAATAACGTGAGTTCGGCGTGATTCATTTTTTTTGTAAGAAGTTGGAATTTGAACTTTGTAAATTGATTCTTAAAATGTGAGAACTAGAACAAATCGCGATTTTACGAACAAATTCTAAAAGTAAGAGTTCCTACTTTTGGAATTTATTCTCATTTTCAACCGCCGAACTCGCGTTATATAAGCGACCGCATTTGACGGAGGCTACTTGTCGTAATTCCCACAAAATCATTTATCTTTCAGAATAATGACCTTACAATTTTTCAGAGCCGATCTAGTTTTAGGGGAAGCGAGCAGTTTCCTTGAGTCTTCTGCCGCGATCACCGGGTTCACGGGATAATGACCTGTGACACTTAACGCAGTTACGTAGTAGGGTTTGGTACCGACAATCCGGGAACGGAACGCTTCCTCCGGAGTTTTCATATAGCTTACATAACCGTTTTGAACCGCGCTTTCCTTGGAAACGAAATAGGGAGAATAAAGGCTGTTTCCTTCTTCCGAAAGAATTTCCGGAAATAAAGCGGTATCCAACTTCAGGTGTCTGGCGTCCACGATGAGAGAAGTGAATTCCGCGGCCAGTGTGGGAGCCGGATATTCCGGAAAACTTTCCGTATTGTAAGAAAGAAAAACGTAATTCAGAATACCTCGTTTTCCTTTGAATTGAATGAGGCCTTTTGCGATCGCCCGATTTTCCACAAAGTTGACCGTTGTAAACATCGGTTCGATTTCGAAGATTTGATTGAAGATTTCTCGAAATAGGGAATCTTCTCTGATCTTTTCTCGAAGAGTAAATTCCGAATCTAATTTCAGAGTATCTATTTTTCGAAAAAGAAATTTCTTAAGCTCTTCCTCCGCGTTTAAAGAAGCTTTTTTTCTCGCTTCGGTCAGGTTTTTTGCGGTGTTTTCCGTGCCCCAATCCGGATCTTCTACGGAATAGGTCAGTTTCGGAAGTTTGAAGGAAAGAATTTTCTGAATCTCCCCCTTTTTCCAGTCAATCACTGTATCCGTATAATCTCTACTTTCAAAGGAAAATGAGGTTTGAATCGGAATCCAAAAAAGAAGAAACAGGAAAAATAGAGCTGTGGAATTCATCTGGGTTCTCAAAAAGTGGAAGTACGTCTTCTACTTATTTCGGCAGATTGGCGAATTCTCTCTTTAAATCTTCCCGGTTCTGAACCAATTTGGCGGGAGGAAGGGATTTCAAAAGATCTTTTCCATAAGATTTTGTGAACATTCTCGGATCTAAAATAGAAACAATCCCCGTGTCCGTACCGGAACGGATCAAACGTCCGAATCCTTGTTTGAGAACTGTGCAAGCGTATGGAAGTTGTAACTCCGCGAAAGGATTTCCGCCGGATTCTTTTAACTGTTCGCTTTTGGTTTCCAAGACCGGATCGTTCGGAACCTGAAACGGAAGTTTGGCGATGATGACCGATTTGAGTTTGTCTCCACGGATATCGATTCCCTGCCAAAACGTAGAAACTCCGAAAAGTACGCTGTTGGGGGTTTTTAAATACATCTGCTTGGCTCCGTCCGGCCCCAGATCGGACTGAGAAAATAGCGGAAGATCGGTATGGGGAGAAATCGCTTCGTAAACCAGCTTCAAGGACTTAAAAGAAGTGAACAAAACGAATGTGTTACCTCGGGTCAGTTCGATGAGCCAAAGGATTTGTTTTGCAAGATCGGCGTGATAACCGTCCGGATCTCCCACCGGATCCCGAATTTCTTTCGGAACATACAAAAGGGCGTTCTTTTGATACGGAAAAGGAGAAGGAACCGTAAGATTGGAAGCCTGTAAGTCTCCGATCTTTTTTTGAAAGTATTTAAAATCGTTTCCGGATGTGGAAAGGGTCGCTGACGTAAACACGATCGACTCCATCCGAGAGGCGAATAAGTCGCGAATGATCTCGTCCGGACTCAAAGGTTCCATGCAAATTTTATAATAGATCTCTTTTGAATTCTGATCGGGAGGTTCGATCCAATACACAAGATTCGGATCGTCCACTTGACGAAAAGTTTCGAGACCGGTTGCAATTTCGTTGATCCTTCCGGCTAACATCTCTAAGGCGAGCGCGGATTCTTTTTCCGAGATATCTTCGCTATCCTTGGACAATTTGGAAAGATGTTTTTGGAGGATTTCGGCGATCTCGGCAAGTACCGCGGCAAATGCGCCTCGATCCAACCTCAAAGGTTTTTTGATCCTTTGAGGGCTGTAAAAATTCAGAGGGACTTCTCCGGAAAGCGCGTTGAAAAAAACGGTTAGAGTTTCGCCTGCCTTTGTAACTAAATCCTTGAGAATGTTCGAGGAAATCGAAACCGCAATTCCTGTGTTTTTATTCGGAAGCCAGATCTGTTGTAGAAGTTTTTGGATTTCCTGAGAGCGAATTTCCTGGCGAAAAGAAGAACCGATGATGTCCGGAAAGTTATGCGCTTCGTCCAAAATCACCCGATTGAATTCGGGAAGAATATTGAAATCACTCGCGATATGCGCCGCCAAAAGGTGATGGTTTACGATTAGAATGTTACAGCGTTTCCATTTCTCCCTTTCTAAAAAATAATAAGAATGAGAAAAGTTGGGACAATTTCTTCCGAGGCAATTATCCGCCTCTCTTGTGACTCTGCTCCAAAAATCGTGGGAAGCCGTTCCTGTAAATTCTTGTTTTCTTCCGGACTCGGTGGTTTTAATCCATTGGTTGAAAGAATTCAGATGAGGAATCATCTCCGGGCCGAAGGTTCCGTCTCGCAACACGTGATTCATCTTTCTTTTGCACACATAATTGGATGCGCCCATTGCGACTTCCGCTTTTAGATCCGTTCCTAGAATTTTGGAAACCATCGGAATGTCTTTTAGAAGAAGTTGCTGTTGAAGGGATTTAGTTTCGGTGGAAATGACGACTGGTTCTTCTTTTTCGATCGAAGCAAGCGCCGCGGGAATTAAATACGCGAGAGACTTACCGACTCCCGTTCCCGCCTCTGCAATCAAATGAGTTCCGTTAAAGAGGGAATCTTCTATCTTTTGGGAAAGTTGAATCTGGCCTTTTCTGGGTTCGAAATCGTCCCAGATTGTGGAGAGTTTATCAAAGTATTCTAAAGAACGGTTCAATGGTTTCTGGTTTTAAAAAGTTTAAAAATGCAGAATATGGCAAGGCTACTCACCAAAAACAGGGAAAGAGTCATAATCGAAACACCCTGCCAAGTCAGGCCTTCTTGCGCTAAGAACATCATTTCGAATTTACTCTATTTTCTTTATATTTCAGGGCGTAGTGTACGAGAAGCACAATCAAACTGAAGACGATCAGAATTCCGAAAAAAACGGATCTTGAGATGAGCGCTTTCATACGGGCCGCTTCTACGGAAGTTCCCCGAGCGATTGCCTGTGAGATCATAGTGTCCACGCTCATTCTTTCGAAATGGCCGGGAAGATTTTGGATGAGAAAGGCGATAAATACGACGACTAAAAACGCTGGGGTTATGTATTGAATCACGAACCAAAAAAATCTGGGAAGTTCAAAATGAGAACCTTCGTTTCCGTCTTCGATGCCTTTTTTGGCTCCGATTTTCCAACCGAATAAGAAAATTTGAATACTTGCAAGTATGAAGATCAGAATGGTCCCGACCCAAAAGTCGGCGAGTTCGAGCGCCTGAAAGTTTTGATTGAAGTAAAGGATCGGAAAAGAAAGATTTGCGGTGAACAGGAATAAGATCAGACAGGAAGTCCGTCTTCTAAGTCCGAAGGATTCTTCCAAAAATATGATTCCCGGTTGTAACATCGTAACGGAAGATGTGATTGCCGCAAGAAAGAGAACGAAGAACCAAATCGCACCGAACCACTCCCCTCCGGGCATCAAAGAAAAAACGGACGGAAGTGCGATGAATCCCATACCGAACGTGCCGAAATCGTTGATCGAAGCGCCTAAGAAAAGAAAGGCGACCGGGATCGTAATCATACCGCCGATTGCAACTTCTACGAATTCGTTTAAGGAAGCGGCGGAAAGAGAGGAAAGAACTACGTCGTTGTCCCGTTTGAGATAACTTGAAAAAACGAGTGCGATTCCGAAACCGGCAGACAAAGTGAAAAAAATCTGACCCGCCGCGGCGATCCAGACCTCGGATTTTAAAAGGGAGGACCAATCCGGATTCCACATTTTTCCGAGGCCAATCTCTATGTTGTCTAACGTAAGAACTCGAACGAGAATGATCGCGGAAGAGATCAACATTAAGGGAACCGCGATCTTGGCGAAGGTTTCGATTCCCTTGGAAATTCCGCGATAAACTAGAGCGAAGTTGAGAATAAAACAAGTGATCGTGGCGTAAAAGATTTTACCGGAAATTGCGTCTCCATTTTGTCTGGCTCCGGTCAGATCCAAATAGTAATTTCCCGCGGCTTGGATGATTTGGGATTGAGGTGTGTGTCCGTTCGTGTTGAATTGAATCTGTCCGGTTAAAAATTCAAAAGAATAAGCAAGACACCAGGCTTCTATGAAAATGTAATATATGTATATGAGAATGGGGATCGTAATTCCGATGGCCCCCACGATTCGGAGGGGAAAGCCGGATAAGAAACTTTTGAATAAAAAAGGGGCGCTATGACCGGTGCGACCTCCCATTCTTCCCATGATCCATTCCGTGACGCAGACTGGGATTCCGACAAGAATGAAGCTGATGATGTAGGGAACCATGAAGGCTCCTCCGCCGTTTGCCACCGCTTGTCCGGGAAATCGAATGAAATTTCCGAGGCCGATCGCTCCACTCGCCACGGTGAGGATGAGTCCAGTTCTGGATTTCCAGCTTTCTTTTGGGGGTTCTTTACTCATGATGCTTTCTTGTAAAACGCACGTTAAACCCTTCGCTGTCAAAGGAAAAGTAAATGGTTTTACAAAAAACGGGACATAAAATGGGTGAGATTCGCTTAGAATTCGGATGGCTCGATTGGGTCTTCCTTTCGATTTATAATTTTCTACTTGTGGAAACTATGTGTTCAAGGTTTGGAATTCGACATGGCAATGTGAAAATGATACCTGATCCCGAATGGTAGTTCCCACATTCTAGAAATGAATATGGGTTGCCTATTAAAATGGAGATGCCAATATGGCAGAAAAATTGAGATTTTTTTAGAATCAAAGAGTCTAAATTCTAAATGAGAAAGTAAATCTTCCTTTGGAGAATTAGGAAATGAAACTAGATAAACTCACTGCAAAATTAAATGAAGCGTTGCATAACGCACAAATTTCCGCCGAAAAGTCGGGAAATCCGGAAATCAGCGAAGAACACATTCTCAGGGAAGTTTTGGTCCAGACCGACGGACTTGTTCCACTTTTAATTTCAAAACTCAATCTAAATCCGAAATCCTTTCTCGAAAAAACCGAAGATGCACTGAGGCGGCTTCCGAAAGTCGGAGGAACTTCTGACGTAGGATTTTCACGTTCCGCGGTTTCTCTTTTGAAAACCGCGGACGAAATTCGTAGGGAATTGAAAGACGAATATTTATCCACGGATCATGTGCTTCTCGGGCTTATGAAAAACGGAGCCGGACCATTGAAGGGGGAATTTTTTAAATTAGGATTAGAATATTCTAAATTACTGAATATTACTTTGGAAAATAGAAAGGGAAAGACGATCATGGACGATTCACCGGAAGGAAAAACGGACGCTCTTGCGAAGTATGCAAAAAATCTAAACGACCTCGCTAAACAGGGAAAACTCGATCCCGTTATCGGAAGAGACGAAGAGATAAGAAGGACGAT
The nucleotide sequence above comes from Leptospira weilii. Encoded proteins:
- a CDS encoding DUF370 domain-containing protein: MSQFSVLNVGFGNIVLVSKIVSIIHSDSASAKRIRNEAKSNSSLIDATQGKKTRSIIVTDSNHLILSNLRVESLAKRIESSDNSIASEEEDLD
- the gmk gene encoding guanylate kinase, translated to MQKLREKHPDILFSISCTTRAPRPGDKEGITYFFLTKEEFEKGIEDSVFLEWALVHDQYYGTPLKFIEEAFQKGSSVIMDIDVQGAKIIKEKLPGRIVTIFILPPNEKEWERRLRDRGTDSEESILKRIRNGKSELERQNEFDYKIVNDDLDQALVDLEKIILSKF
- a CDS encoding ATP-dependent DNA helicase, with the translated sequence MNRSLEYFDKLSTIWDDFEPRKGQIQLSQKIEDSLFNGTHLIAEAGTGVGKSLAYLIPAALASIEKEEPVVISTETKSLQQQLLLKDIPMVSKILGTDLKAEVAMGASNYVCKRKMNHVLRDGTFGPEMIPHLNSFNQWIKTTESGRKQEFTGTASHDFWSRVTREADNCLGRNCPNFSHSYYFLEREKWKRCNILIVNHHLLAAHIASDFNILPEFNRVILDEAHNFPDIIGSSFRQEIRSQEIQKLLQQIWLPNKNTGIAVSISSNILKDLVTKAGETLTVFFNALSGEVPLNFYSPQRIKKPLRLDRGAFAAVLAEIAEILQKHLSKLSKDSEDISEKESALALEMLAGRINEIATGLETFRQVDDPNLVYWIEPPDQNSKEIYYKICMEPLSPDEIIRDLFASRMESIVFTSATLSTSGNDFKYFQKKIGDLQASNLTVPSPFPYQKNALLYVPKEIRDPVGDPDGYHADLAKQILWLIELTRGNTFVLFTSFKSLKLVYEAISPHTDLPLFSQSDLGPDGAKQMYLKTPNSVLFGVSTFWQGIDIRGDKLKSVIIAKLPFQVPNDPVLETKSEQLKESGGNPFAELQLPYACTVLKQGFGRLIRSGTDTGIVSILDPRMFTKSYGKDLLKSLPPAKLVQNREDLKREFANLPK
- a CDS encoding sodium-dependent transporter; translated protein: MSKEPPKESWKSRTGLILTVASGAIGLGNFIRFPGQAVANGGGAFMVPYIISFILVGIPVCVTEWIMGRMGGRTGHSAPFLFKSFLSGFPLRIVGAIGITIPILIYIYYIFIEAWCLAYSFEFLTGQIQFNTNGHTPQSQIIQAAGNYYLDLTGARQNGDAISGKIFYATITCFILNFALVYRGISKGIETFAKIAVPLMLISSAIILVRVLTLDNIEIGLGKMWNPDWSSLLKSEVWIAAAGQIFFTLSAGFGIALVFSSYLKRDNDVVLSSLSAASLNEFVEVAIGGMITIPVAFLFLGASINDFGTFGMGFIALPSVFSLMPGGEWFGAIWFFVLFLAAITSSVTMLQPGIIFLEESFGLRRRTSCLILFLFTANLSFPILYFNQNFQALELADFWVGTILIFILASIQIFLFGWKIGAKKGIEDGNEGSHFELPRFFWFVIQYITPAFLVVVFIAFLIQNLPGHFERMSVDTMISQAIARGTSVEAARMKALISRSVFFGILIVFSLIVLLVHYALKYKENRVNSK